CCGTGAATCCGCAGGCCAGCAAGATCATCAGGTCCGGACGATGCCACGCATAGCGCAGACCCTCGCGGGTGCGCCCGCGTCCCTTGACCACCGGCGCCGGGTGCAGGTGCTCTTCTCTCAGCATCGCCAAGCAGGTGAGCATCACGACATAGCTCAGCGAATCGACGGCGATCGCCCAGCCGGTGCCGACCAGTTCGATCAGCAGGCCTGCCACGCCAGGCCCGATCAGTCGAGCGGTGTTGAAGCTCGCCGAGTTCAAGCCGATGGCGTTCGGCAGATTGGCCGGCGGCACCACCTCGCTGACGAAGGACTGCCGGGCCGGATTGTCGAAGGTATTCGCCAAGCCATCGTTGAGCGCCAGCAGATAGACCATCCACAGTTGGGCGTGCCCGCTCAGCACCAGGCCCGCCAGGATGATCGAATCCATCGCCATGATCGATTGGGTGACCAGCAGGATGCGCCGCTTCGGGAAGCGGTCGGCGATCGACCCGGCATAGGCGGACAGCACCAGTTGCGGAGTGAACATAATCGCGGTGACAATGCCCAACGCCGAGGCGCTGCCGTCGGTCAGCTCCATCAGCACCAGCCAGGAGACGGCGGTGCGGCCCACCCAGGTGCCGGTATTGCTCGTCAGAGCACCAGTGAAATACCGACGGTAACCAGGGAGAGCCAGGGAGCTGAAAGTCGCGTTCATGTCAGGCCAAGGCTATGCCCAGCCGGAAACCGCTTCCCGGGTCACAGCCCGCGCAGAAAATCCTCGTTCTCGTCCGGCGGAAGCGAGCGCGGCGGCGGATTACCACGTCCCGGTGGCAGCGGACGACCGAAGAAAAGCCACGCCAGCGGTCCGATGCCCGGCACGCAGATGACGGCCACAGCCCACAGCCACTTGGGTGCGCGCCGCACCTCCCAGGTACGTGCCTGGGCCACCTCGATCGTGCAGTAGATCGTCAACGCGATCAGCACGAGAATCGGGATAATGCGGGCCATGGCTCCAGTCTACCTACCATGG
The Brooklawnia propionicigenes DNA segment above includes these coding regions:
- a CDS encoding MFS transporter; its protein translation is MNATFSSLALPGYRRYFTGALTSNTGTWVGRTAVSWLVLMELTDGSASALGIVTAIMFTPQLVLSAYAGSIADRFPKRRILLVTQSIMAMDSIILAGLVLSGHAQLWMVYLLALNDGLANTFDNPARQSFVSEVVPPANLPNAIGLNSASFNTARLIGPGVAGLLIELVGTGWAIAVDSLSYVVMLTCLAMLREEHLHPAPVVKGRGRTREGLRYAWHRPDLMILLACGFTVGGLGFNYQISNAVMSTQFFDRGPGEFGIVGSAMGLGALFAALWAAGRERPRLRFVLVGMGGYVLFNVLAAFAPQFGWFVGWQIPVGFATITVLVTANTMLQSATSPQMRGRVMALWGLVIMGVTPLISPVVGWFGDNVGPQSTVLFGVFFVALGLIIITWVIMRTDQLRFSFDPHRRGWLHLERGSLSEEVDGGTTR
- a CDS encoding PLD nuclease N-terminal domain-containing protein, giving the protein MARIIPILVLIALTIYCTIEVAQARTWEVRRAPKWLWAVAVICVPGIGPLAWLFFGRPLPPGRGNPPPRSLPPDENEDFLRGL